A window from Zingiber officinale cultivar Zhangliang chromosome 7A, Zo_v1.1, whole genome shotgun sequence encodes these proteins:
- the LOC121999282 gene encoding uncharacterized protein LOC121999282, producing the protein MTNEIKLLTQRMENFEKHQKMQDNQIAQIAQSISSAQGTFPGKPDINPVEHCNCIELRSGRTVGDPQIITQKEPDSEEEPSPLMPNQTQNRDGEEKLITSQKDEEFNRFLKKIKEICVKVPLIDALHQMPKFIKFLKGILSNRRQKGDFETVALTENCSALLMANTPPKL; encoded by the exons ATGACGAATGAGATCAAGCTGTTAACCCAAAGAATGGAAAATTTTGAGAaacatcaaaagatgcaagacaACCAGATAGCCCAGATAGCCCAATCCATCTCAAGCGCACAAGGAACATTTCCAGGGAAGCCAGATATAAACCCAGTGGAACATTGCAACTGCATTGAGCTGAGGAGCGGACGTACTGTGGGAGACCCCCAAATCATTACTCAGAAGGAACCTGACTCAGAGGAAGAGCCTTCTCCCCTAATGCCCAATCAGACCCAGAACagggatggagaggag AAACTGATAACCTcccagaaggatgaagagttcaaccgattcTTGAAGAAGATCAAGGAGATTTGTGTAaaagtaccactgatagatgcactgcaccaaatgCCGAAGTTCATAAAGTTCTTGAAGGGTATTTTATCTAACAGGAGGCAGAAGGGCGACTTTGAGACCGTAGCATTAACAGAGAATTGTAGCGCTCTACTTATGGCAAATACTCCACCAAAACTTTAG